One window of the Streptomyces sp. NBC_00259 genome contains the following:
- a CDS encoding GMC family oxidoreductase, with protein MSEVPPAQNHDYDYDVIVVGSGFGGSVSALRLTEKGYRVGVLEAGRRFTRETLPKNSWDLRNYLWAPALGLFGIQRIHLLGNVMVLAGAGVGGGSLNYANTLYVPPAPFFNDPQWKDITDWQEELKPYYDQAKRMLGVRLNPTMTPSDVHLKATAQAMGVGDSFHMAPVGVFFGDGVDADGKAKAEPGAEIPDPYFGGAGPSRRACTECGECMTGCRHGAKNTLNENYLYLAEKAGAVIHPMTSVSAVTEDSRGGFAVTTLPSDNKRKGRGRTFTAQRVVIAAGTYGTQTLLHRMKDSGLLPRVSSRLGELTRTNSEAIVGAQTDNRRYRKRHGQDRVDFTRGVAITSSIHPDASTHIEPVRYGKGSNAMGGMTVLQVPYSSRRVLAWLANCARHPWLTLRALSNRRWSERTIIGLVMQSLDNSLTTYRKPKGLGKGLLTARQGHGVPNPNQIPEATRAASLLAEEINGFAGSNIGELMGTPLTAHFLGGCPIGDSAESGVIDPYHRLYGHPGISVVDGASVSANLGVNPSLTITAQAERAMSFWPNKGESDPRPQQDAAYERLTPVAPKSPAVPADAFGALNLPFLGMPAVPPKSSA; from the coding sequence ATGTCCGAGGTCCCCCCTGCCCAGAATCACGACTACGACTACGACGTCATCGTGGTCGGCTCCGGCTTCGGCGGCTCGGTCTCGGCGCTGCGCCTCACCGAGAAGGGCTACCGCGTCGGAGTCCTCGAAGCCGGCCGCCGCTTCACCCGCGAGACGCTCCCCAAGAACTCCTGGGACCTGCGCAACTACCTCTGGGCCCCGGCGCTCGGCCTCTTCGGCATCCAGCGCATCCATCTGCTCGGCAATGTGATGGTGCTGGCCGGAGCCGGGGTCGGCGGCGGCTCCCTCAACTACGCCAACACGCTGTACGTCCCCCCTGCCCCCTTCTTCAACGACCCGCAGTGGAAGGACATCACGGACTGGCAGGAGGAGCTGAAGCCGTACTACGACCAGGCCAAGCGCATGCTCGGGGTCCGGCTCAACCCGACGATGACCCCCTCGGACGTCCATCTGAAGGCCACCGCCCAGGCGATGGGCGTGGGGGACTCCTTCCACATGGCGCCGGTCGGCGTCTTCTTCGGCGACGGGGTCGACGCCGACGGCAAGGCGAAGGCCGAGCCCGGAGCGGAGATCCCCGACCCGTACTTCGGTGGCGCGGGCCCCTCCCGCCGCGCCTGCACCGAGTGCGGCGAGTGCATGACCGGCTGCCGCCACGGCGCGAAGAACACCCTGAACGAGAACTACCTCTACCTCGCCGAGAAGGCGGGAGCCGTCATCCACCCCATGACGTCGGTCTCCGCCGTCACCGAGGACTCCCGTGGCGGCTTCGCCGTCACGACCCTTCCCAGCGACAACAAGCGCAAGGGCCGGGGCCGTACGTTCACGGCGCAGCGGGTCGTCATCGCCGCCGGTACGTACGGCACCCAGACCCTCCTCCACCGGATGAAGGACAGCGGGCTCCTGCCCCGCGTGTCCTCGCGGCTCGGGGAGCTGACCCGCACCAACTCCGAGGCGATCGTCGGCGCCCAGACGGACAACCGCAGGTACCGCAAGCGGCACGGCCAGGACCGGGTCGACTTCACGCGGGGCGTGGCGATCACGTCGTCGATCCACCCGGACGCCAGCACCCACATCGAGCCGGTGCGCTACGGCAAGGGCTCCAACGCCATGGGCGGCATGACCGTCCTCCAGGTCCCCTACAGCTCACGGCGCGTCCTGGCCTGGCTGGCCAACTGCGCCCGCCACCCCTGGCTCACGCTCCGCGCGCTGTCCAACCGCCGCTGGTCGGAGCGGACCATCATCGGCCTGGTCATGCAGTCCCTGGACAATTCGCTGACGACGTACCGCAAGCCGAAGGGCCTCGGCAAGGGTCTCCTCACCGCCCGCCAGGGCCACGGCGTCCCGAACCCGAACCAGATCCCCGAGGCCACGCGGGCCGCGTCCCTTCTCGCGGAGGAGATCAACGGCTTCGCCGGCTCCAACATCGGTGAGCTGATGGGCACCCCGCTCACCGCCCACTTCCTGGGTGGCTGCCCCATCGGCGACTCGGCGGAGTCCGGCGTCATCGACCCGTACCACCGCCTCTACGGCCACCCCGGCATCTCGGTCGTCGACGGGGCCTCGGTCTCCGCGAACCTCGGTGTGAACCCGTCCCTCACGATCACGGCCCAGGCGGAACGCGCGATGTCCTTCTGGCCCAACAAGGGCGAGAGCGACCCCCGTCCGCAGCAGGATGCCGCGTACGAACGCCTCACCCCGGTCGCCCCGAAGTCCCCCGCGGTCCCGGCGGACGCCTTCGGCGCGCTGAACCTGCCCTTCCTGGGCATGCCGGCGGTCCCGCCGAAGTCCTCCGCCTGA
- a CDS encoding serine/threonine-protein kinase: MEHAQSASTAAGLLLAGRYRLTETIGRGGMGKVWRAQDEVLHRTVAVKELTAGLYVSEADRTVLHARTQKEARAAARISHPNVVTVHDVLEHDGRPWIVMQYVDGPSLADAAKESGRIPPAEAARIGLHVLGALRAAHAAGVLHRDVKPGNVLLASDRRVLLTDFGIAAIEGDSTITRTGELVGSIDYLAPERVRGGDPGPASDLWSLGATLYTAVEGTSPFRRTSPLSTMQAVVTEEPAPAEHAGSLGPVITALLRKEPGQRPPADEAERMLLEAMEGRRPKSAQQYVPTQSVDAEERRAATAVLSGPHVPDGHAHPSTAAVPVRKRSGRWRRTLLVIALAAVVGGGAGFLALRYADSGGQGKDDPGSSTTSGAAGGKTTPSAEQDGWERVDDPAGFSLLVPEGWERQLDGDQIDYTPDNGRHLIRISIDRTPDFENPYMHMQDVEKTVRTRLPEYQRVRLDQNTFRDQEKSALWEFTWTETKNNAGERRAIDQVYYADDGTEYALYMSSPAKEWSTTRKQFDTMVQSFQPPAG; the protein is encoded by the coding sequence GTGGAACACGCACAGAGCGCGAGTACGGCAGCGGGACTGCTGCTGGCAGGCCGGTACCGGCTGACCGAGACCATCGGCCGGGGCGGCATGGGCAAGGTCTGGCGCGCCCAGGACGAAGTCCTGCACAGAACCGTCGCCGTCAAGGAACTCACCGCAGGTCTGTACGTGTCCGAGGCGGACCGTACGGTGCTGCACGCCCGCACCCAGAAGGAAGCCCGCGCGGCAGCCCGTATCAGCCACCCCAACGTCGTGACCGTCCATGACGTCCTGGAGCACGACGGCCGGCCGTGGATCGTCATGCAGTACGTCGACGGGCCGTCACTCGCCGACGCGGCCAAGGAGTCGGGCCGTATCCCGCCCGCCGAGGCCGCCCGCATCGGTCTGCACGTCCTCGGCGCACTGCGCGCCGCGCACGCCGCCGGTGTGCTGCACCGCGACGTCAAGCCGGGCAATGTGCTGCTCGCCTCCGACCGACGGGTCCTGCTCACCGACTTCGGCATCGCCGCGATCGAGGGCGACTCGACCATCACCAGGACCGGTGAACTGGTCGGCTCCATCGACTACCTGGCCCCCGAGCGGGTACGCGGCGGCGACCCGGGGCCCGCCTCCGACCTGTGGTCCCTGGGCGCCACGCTCTACACCGCGGTGGAAGGGACGTCGCCCTTCCGCCGTACGTCACCGCTGTCCACGATGCAGGCCGTGGTCACCGAGGAGCCGGCGCCCGCCGAGCACGCGGGATCGCTGGGGCCGGTCATCACCGCGCTGCTGCGCAAGGAGCCCGGGCAGCGCCCGCCGGCCGACGAGGCCGAGAGGATGCTGCTGGAGGCGATGGAGGGCCGCCGCCCCAAGTCGGCGCAGCAGTACGTCCCGACGCAGTCCGTGGACGCCGAGGAGCGGCGCGCGGCGACGGCGGTGCTCTCCGGGCCGCACGTACCGGACGGGCACGCACACCCGTCCACCGCGGCGGTGCCGGTGCGGAAACGTTCCGGTCGCTGGCGCAGGACGTTGCTCGTCATCGCCCTGGCGGCGGTTGTCGGAGGCGGGGCGGGATTCCTGGCACTGCGCTACGCGGATAGCGGCGGCCAGGGCAAGGACGACCCCGGTTCGTCCACCACGTCCGGCGCGGCCGGCGGCAAGACCACGCCATCGGCCGAGCAGGACGGATGGGAGCGGGTCGACGACCCCGCCGGCTTCAGCCTGCTCGTACCGGAGGGCTGGGAACGGCAGCTGGACGGCGACCAGATCGACTACACGCCCGACAACGGACGCCATCTCATCCGGATCAGCATCGACAGGACGCCCGACTTCGAGAACCCGTACATGCACATGCAGGACGTCGAGAAGACCGTCCGCACCCGGCTGCCCGAGTACCAGCGGGTGAGGCTGGACCAGAACACCTTCCGCGACCAGGAGAAGTCCGCGCTGTGGGAGTTCACCTGGACCGAGACCAAGAACAACGCGGGCGAGCGCCGGGCGATCGACCAGGTCTACTACGCGGACGACGGCACCGAGTACGCGCTCTACATGTCGAGCCCCGCGAAGGAGTGGTCGACCACGCGGAAGCAGTTCGACACGATGGTGCAGAGCTTCCAGCCTCCGGCGGGCTGA
- a CDS encoding protein kinase, which produces MDDYAGRVLAERYRLPLPPSDEYELVETRAFDTYSGQEVLLRQVPLPEVVEAEVLDADGYGGVPAPRRAPGRSTRRPTDPAVRRAVEAAQAAAQIPDHPRLDQVFDVFAEDGSLWIVSELVAARPLAALLAEEPLNPYRAAEIGSDVLTALRALHAHGWTHRNITVRTVLVCDDGRVVLTGLAAGAAEEALCGYAPVPDPVEPVEEAELVEDAGPAAGEAVQPHAPYTPPAYGYGFGEGAGDVRAARAGAIAAYRAGTRAAARVSEDRRQEVTGPEDRQDRQDHQDREDYQEGRLGRYGQDDAYGQDDAYGQDGGHAQGGDGAVDDHGDPGLLPAPGRGIDGVGRLHHPGVRDEPDDDRGALLPAPRTGTAPAAPQWWSQPAGDADGRDDGTDDDRDDDRDDDLYEDPPPNPRRPRLAGVWRDGPASGADGPAPISAGGGTSRYGASPYAGTGRDALRADARRQSGASVHEEQATVGGRWDEVVAAGAATAYRGPATPLAAERARQTRIAVVGAVTERWAPEQAGPVHENWQLAPPIGPATDLWALGALLYRAVQGHAPYPEESAVELVQLVCAEPPAFAEECGPLRPVVESLLRQDPTERPDFEELRGWLRSLVRSAPEPDAGAEVVPLPSVDGTRLPVVRRRGELVRRRRAGSPDIRHGRHRHKKAKAPREPRERRPRGPRSLGRILLLLILLALAAAIAYAVLFMPKSGPGTGAGEAPQSPPASQGGTPANEPAGDASPDGRQPQTSAPAVDLADGYVVRIDPEGFRIGVDKTWQRRPVNDSGQVRYIGGDFTLIVVPGRDPVSANGADPMAYQRDKERELQPFRDSSWSSASGLRRIDVGKQAMAEGQFTWQDSTGREVFVRNLAMIVGDRYHVLQVIGPEDRRDKVTEIYEQATAAYRAGG; this is translated from the coding sequence GTGGACGACTATGCGGGAAGGGTGCTCGCCGAACGCTATCGGCTGCCTCTGCCGCCCTCCGACGAGTACGAACTCGTCGAGACACGCGCCTTCGACACCTACAGCGGTCAGGAAGTCCTCCTCCGGCAGGTGCCGTTGCCGGAGGTCGTGGAAGCGGAAGTGCTCGACGCGGACGGCTACGGGGGCGTTCCCGCGCCTCGCCGGGCTCCCGGGCGCAGCACCCGGCGGCCCACGGATCCGGCGGTGCGGCGGGCCGTAGAAGCCGCCCAGGCCGCCGCGCAGATCCCCGACCACCCCCGGCTCGACCAGGTCTTCGACGTGTTCGCCGAGGACGGTTCGCTGTGGATCGTCAGTGAACTGGTCGCGGCACGGCCGCTGGCCGCGCTGCTTGCCGAGGAGCCGCTGAATCCCTACCGGGCGGCGGAGATCGGCTCGGACGTGCTCACGGCGCTGCGTGCCCTCCATGCGCACGGCTGGACCCACCGGAACATCACGGTGCGCACGGTCCTCGTCTGCGACGACGGCAGAGTCGTCCTGACCGGCCTCGCGGCGGGCGCCGCCGAGGAGGCCCTGTGCGGGTACGCGCCGGTGCCGGACCCCGTGGAGCCGGTGGAGGAGGCGGAGCTGGTGGAGGACGCCGGGCCCGCCGCCGGCGAGGCGGTGCAGCCGCACGCGCCGTACACCCCGCCGGCGTACGGGTACGGCTTCGGTGAGGGCGCCGGGGACGTACGGGCCGCACGAGCCGGTGCCATCGCCGCGTACCGGGCGGGCACCCGGGCCGCGGCCCGCGTCAGCGAGGACCGCCGGCAGGAAGTGACCGGCCCGGAGGACCGCCAGGACCGCCAGGACCACCAGGATCGCGAGGACTACCAGGAGGGCCGACTCGGCCGGTACGGCCAGGACGACGCGTACGGCCAGGACGACGCGTACGGCCAGGACGGCGGGCATGCCCAGGGCGGTGACGGCGCCGTCGACGACCACGGTGATCCGGGCCTGCTGCCCGCCCCCGGTCGCGGGATCGACGGGGTCGGGCGACTGCACCACCCCGGTGTACGGGACGAGCCGGACGACGACCGCGGCGCCCTCCTGCCCGCGCCCCGCACCGGTACCGCCCCGGCCGCGCCGCAGTGGTGGTCCCAGCCGGCAGGCGACGCCGACGGCAGGGACGACGGCACGGACGACGACAGGGACGACGACAGGGACGACGACCTCTACGAGGATCCGCCCCCGAACCCCCGCCGGCCCCGGCTCGCGGGCGTCTGGCGGGACGGCCCCGCATCCGGCGCGGACGGCCCCGCGCCGATCTCCGCAGGCGGCGGCACCTCCCGCTACGGTGCGTCCCCCTACGCCGGCACCGGCCGCGACGCCCTGCGTGCCGACGCACGGCGCCAGAGCGGCGCATCCGTCCACGAGGAGCAGGCGACCGTCGGCGGCCGCTGGGACGAGGTGGTCGCCGCCGGTGCGGCCACGGCCTATCGAGGACCCGCCACGCCTCTCGCCGCCGAGCGGGCGCGCCAGACCCGCATCGCCGTCGTCGGCGCGGTCACCGAGCGCTGGGCACCCGAGCAGGCCGGACCCGTGCACGAGAACTGGCAGCTGGCGCCGCCCATCGGCCCGGCCACCGATCTCTGGGCGCTCGGCGCGCTGCTCTACCGCGCGGTGCAGGGCCACGCCCCGTACCCCGAGGAGAGCGCCGTCGAGCTGGTCCAGCTCGTCTGCGCCGAACCGCCCGCCTTCGCCGAGGAATGCGGACCGCTGCGCCCGGTCGTCGAGTCGCTGCTGCGTCAGGACCCCACCGAGCGCCCGGACTTCGAGGAGCTGCGCGGCTGGCTGCGCTCGCTCGTGCGGTCCGCTCCGGAACCCGACGCGGGCGCCGAGGTCGTTCCGCTGCCCTCGGTCGACGGCACCCGTCTGCCCGTCGTACGCCGCCGGGGCGAACTGGTCCGCAGGCGCCGGGCCGGTTCCCCGGACATCAGGCACGGCCGCCATCGCCACAAGAAGGCCAAGGCTCCGCGTGAGCCCCGGGAGCGGCGCCCGCGCGGACCCCGCTCGCTGGGCAGGATCCTGCTCCTGCTGATCCTGCTCGCGCTCGCCGCCGCCATCGCCTACGCCGTGCTGTTCATGCCGAAGTCCGGCCCGGGGACGGGCGCCGGGGAGGCTCCGCAGTCCCCTCCCGCGTCCCAGGGGGGCACGCCCGCGAACGAGCCGGCGGGCGACGCCTCCCCGGACGGCCGGCAGCCGCAGACCTCCGCGCCCGCCGTCGACCTCGCCGACGGCTATGTCGTGCGTATCGACCCCGAGGGCTTCCGGATCGGTGTCGACAAGACCTGGCAGCGCAGGCCCGTCAACGACAGCGGCCAGGTCCGGTACATCGGCGGTGACTTCACGCTCATCGTCGTCCCCGGCCGCGATCCGGTGAGTGCCAACGGCGCGGACCCGATGGCGTACCAGCGCGACAAGGAGCGTGAACTCCAGCCGTTCCGCGACTCCTCGTGGTCCTCCGCGTCCGGGCTGCGCCGGATAGACGTGGGCAAGCAGGCCATGGCGGAAGGCCAGTTCACCTGGCAGGACAGCACCGGGCGCGAGGTGTTCGTCCGCAACCTCGCGATGATCGTCGGCGACAGGTACCACGTGCTGCAGGTGATCGGTCCCGAGGACCGGCGGGACAAGGTCACCGAGATCTACGAGCAGGCCACGGCGGCCTATCGGGCGGGTGGTTGA
- a CDS encoding succinic semialdehyde dehydrogenase, whose translation MTDSQAPAAQHTDALGTNPTAAAPAGARTAADVVTPEVVAQLTRGVVGSGRTANHTPFTGEKLADLPESTPEDVAEAFTRARAAQPAWAATSPRARAAVLLRFHDLVLERQAEVLDLIQLETGKARLHAHEEVLAVAVAARHYGRKAPSYLKPKRHTGVVPVLTKTTELRQPRGVVGQIAPWNYPLELSVGDALPAFVSGNAVVMKPDTETALTALWARDLLIEAGLPAGVFQVVIGDGPVVGPEVVKHADYVSFTGSTRTGREVAQGAAARLVGVSLELGGKNAMLVLHDADIDKAAAGAVRACFSSAGQLCISIERLYVHESVADAFVERFAARTKAMRLGNSLAYGADMGSLVGERQLETVQRHVDEAVAKGATLVTGGVHRTDIGPLFYEPTILDGVEAPMAVCAEETFGPVVSIYRFKDEDDVIEQANGTPYGLNSSVWTKDGRRGHAVAARLRTGTVNINEGYAPAYGSVQSPMGGMKDSGLSRRHGSEGILKYTEAQTVAQQRLIPLAPSFGMDDAKYAAFMSTSLKVMKALRLR comes from the coding sequence ATGACGGACTCGCAGGCCCCCGCCGCCCAGCACACCGACGCGCTCGGCACCAACCCCACCGCCGCCGCCCCCGCCGGCGCGCGCACCGCCGCCGACGTGGTCACACCCGAGGTGGTCGCCCAGCTCACCCGAGGCGTCGTCGGTTCCGGCCGTACGGCCAACCACACCCCCTTCACCGGGGAGAAGCTGGCCGATCTGCCCGAGTCCACCCCCGAGGACGTCGCCGAGGCGTTCACCCGCGCCCGCGCCGCCCAGCCCGCCTGGGCCGCGACCTCCCCGCGCGCCCGCGCCGCCGTACTGCTGCGCTTCCACGACCTGGTCCTGGAGCGCCAGGCCGAGGTCCTCGACCTGATCCAGCTCGAGACCGGCAAGGCCCGCCTCCACGCCCACGAAGAGGTCCTGGCCGTCGCCGTCGCCGCCCGCCACTACGGCCGCAAGGCTCCTTCGTACCTGAAGCCGAAGCGGCACACCGGTGTCGTGCCCGTGCTCACCAAGACCACCGAGCTGCGCCAGCCGCGTGGCGTCGTCGGCCAGATCGCGCCCTGGAACTACCCGCTGGAGCTGTCGGTCGGCGACGCGCTGCCGGCGTTCGTCTCCGGGAACGCCGTCGTGATGAAGCCCGACACCGAGACCGCGCTCACCGCCCTGTGGGCCCGTGACCTCCTCATCGAGGCCGGGCTCCCGGCCGGTGTCTTCCAGGTCGTCATCGGCGACGGACCGGTCGTCGGCCCCGAGGTCGTCAAGCACGCCGACTACGTCTCCTTCACCGGCTCCACCCGCACCGGCCGCGAGGTCGCCCAGGGCGCCGCCGCCCGTCTCGTCGGCGTCTCTCTCGAACTCGGCGGCAAGAACGCCATGCTGGTGCTGCACGACGCCGACATCGACAAGGCCGCCGCCGGTGCCGTACGCGCCTGCTTCTCCTCGGCCGGCCAGCTCTGCATCTCCATCGAGCGCCTGTACGTGCACGAGTCCGTCGCCGACGCGTTCGTGGAGCGCTTCGCGGCCCGTACGAAGGCGATGCGCCTCGGCAACTCCCTCGCGTACGGCGCCGACATGGGCTCCCTCGTCGGCGAGCGCCAGCTGGAGACCGTGCAGCGGCACGTGGACGAGGCCGTCGCCAAGGGCGCCACGCTCGTCACGGGCGGTGTCCACCGCACCGACATCGGCCCGCTCTTCTACGAACCCACCATCCTCGACGGCGTAGAGGCACCGATGGCCGTCTGCGCCGAGGAGACCTTCGGTCCCGTCGTCTCCATCTACCGCTTCAAGGACGAGGACGACGTCATCGAGCAGGCCAACGGCACCCCGTACGGCCTGAACTCCAGTGTCTGGACCAAGGACGGCAGGCGCGGCCACGCCGTCGCCGCCCGACTGCGCACCGGCACCGTCAACATCAACGAGGGGTACGCGCCCGCGTACGGCAGTGTGCAGTCCCCGATGGGCGGAATGAAGGACTCCGGTCTCAGTCGTCGGCACGGCTCCGAGGGCATCCTCAAGTACACCGAGGCACAGACCGTGGCCCAGCAGCGGCTGATCCCGCTCGCCCCGTCCTTCGGCATGGACGACGCGAAGTACGCGGCGTTCATGAGCACGTCCCTGAAGGTGATGAAGGCCCTGCGCCTGCGCTGA
- a CDS encoding protein kinase domain-containing protein has protein sequence MSEAEQSRDTTQEPLRDAARNGERATGADSTADATGGSAGREHGGSGASTAKDGGRDASDASRPGAGSGDAKDVNGAKEAKSEKPDPRRAGTRPETGGDAPAASGGADDAKSAAGRGGTAKDAPGSAGGGTKSGPQDARGARAGAGAGDRGAGERGAGDRGAEDAAAGPKGARDSVKDAAEQGARGGDAKAAGSSARRGPTAEGRLLAGRYRLGGVLGRGGMGTVWRAVDETLGRTVAVKELRFPNSIDDDEKRRLITRTLREAKAIARIRNNGAVTVYDVVDEDDRPWIVMELIEGKSLAEAVREDGLLTPRRAAEVGLAILDVLRSAHREGILHRDVKPSNVLISEDGRVVLTDFGIAQVEGDPSITSTGMLVGAPSYISPERARGHKPGPAADLWSLGGLLYASVEGCPPYDKGSAIATLTAVMTEPLDPPKNAGPLEEVIYGLLAKDPAQRLDEAGARALLLDVIHAPERPAEPEPSPEATRVVALPPLPPEPAVPARDRAKEAADAAADRVRGALRSVRNAAAKPEQKSAAAAAAPRPANGPAVTRTAPVRAPLTDVVPKRTLVVIAVVAVLAVLSTVLVLTLGGDDEGSKGKPKGGTTASAGATAGGDAKGKGDGKDGGSGQGGQGQGDDSPKDDTGQTGGGGTGTGGTQPSGGKDTGGPAGGKAIPAGYARVTNDQFHFSMAMPKDFRRTGTAGQNSGAIFSANGGFPRVQVDFTGSPGDDAKAAWTAAVFAVKSSSNGYKHLGIDTVDYKGYPTVADWSFERNQNGQRVRVLNRGFKVDARHGYSIMISCKASEWDGAECSTLRKTAFDTFAPKD, from the coding sequence ATGTCGGAGGCGGAGCAGTCGCGGGACACGACACAGGAGCCCCTTCGGGACGCGGCGCGGAACGGCGAACGTGCCACCGGCGCGGACTCGACGGCGGATGCGACCGGGGGCTCGGCCGGGCGTGAGCACGGCGGTTCGGGCGCGAGCACGGCGAAGGACGGCGGACGCGACGCGTCGGACGCGTCGCGCCCGGGGGCGGGGAGCGGCGACGCGAAGGACGTGAACGGCGCGAAGGAAGCGAAGAGCGAGAAGCCGGACCCACGACGTGCCGGCACGCGGCCGGAGACCGGGGGCGACGCGCCTGCGGCCTCCGGCGGGGCGGACGACGCCAAGTCGGCCGCCGGGCGCGGTGGTACGGCGAAGGACGCGCCCGGGAGCGCGGGCGGCGGCACGAAGTCCGGGCCGCAGGACGCCCGCGGCGCCCGTGCCGGCGCCGGTGCCGGTGACCGGGGTGCCGGTGAGCGAGGCGCCGGTGACCGAGGTGCCGAGGACGCGGCAGCCGGGCCCAAGGGCGCGCGGGACTCGGTGAAGGACGCGGCGGAGCAGGGCGCCCGCGGCGGTGACGCGAAGGCCGCCGGATCGTCGGCGCGACGCGGACCGACGGCCGAGGGACGGCTGTTGGCCGGACGGTACCGGCTGGGAGGCGTCCTCGGACGCGGCGGCATGGGCACCGTCTGGCGGGCCGTCGACGAGACGCTCGGCCGCACGGTCGCCGTGAAGGAGCTCCGCTTCCCCAACAGCATCGACGACGACGAGAAGCGCCGCCTCATCACACGCACCCTGCGCGAGGCGAAGGCGATCGCCCGGATCCGCAACAACGGCGCGGTGACGGTCTACGACGTGGTCGACGAGGACGACCGGCCGTGGATCGTCATGGAGCTCATCGAGGGCAAGTCGCTCGCCGAAGCCGTCCGCGAGGACGGCCTTCTGACGCCCCGCCGGGCGGCCGAGGTCGGTCTCGCCATCCTCGACGTGCTGCGCTCCGCGCACCGCGAGGGCATCCTGCACCGCGATGTGAAGCCGTCCAACGTGCTGATCTCGGAGGACGGCCGGGTCGTGCTCACCGACTTCGGCATCGCCCAGGTCGAGGGCGACCCGTCCATCACCTCCACCGGCATGCTCGTCGGCGCGCCCTCGTACATCTCGCCGGAGCGCGCCCGCGGCCACAAGCCGGGACCGGCGGCCGACCTCTGGTCGCTGGGCGGGCTGTTGTACGCGAGCGTGGAGGGCTGCCCGCCGTACGACAAGGGTTCCGCCATCGCGACCCTGACCGCCGTGATGACCGAGCCGCTCGACCCGCCGAAGAACGCCGGGCCGCTGGAGGAGGTCATCTACGGCCTGCTCGCCAAGGACCCGGCGCAGCGACTCGACGAGGCCGGGGCACGGGCACTGCTGCTGGACGTGATCCACGCGCCGGAGCGGCCGGCCGAGCCGGAGCCGTCGCCCGAGGCGACCCGGGTCGTCGCGCTGCCGCCGCTCCCGCCGGAGCCCGCGGTTCCCGCCAGGGACCGGGCCAAGGAGGCGGCCGACGCGGCGGCCGACCGGGTCCGCGGCGCACTGCGCTCCGTGCGGAACGCGGCGGCGAAGCCCGAGCAGAAGTCCGCGGCCGCGGCCGCGGCTCCGAGGCCGGCGAACGGGCCCGCGGTCACGCGGACGGCCCCCGTGCGGGCGCCGCTCACCGATGTGGTGCCCAAGCGCACGCTGGTCGTCATCGCGGTCGTCGCCGTGCTCGCCGTCCTGTCCACCGTGCTCGTCCTCACGCTGGGCGGGGACGACGAGGGCAGCAAGGGCAAGCCCAAGGGCGGTACGACCGCTTCGGCCGGGGCCACCGCCGGCGGTGACGCCAAGGGCAAGGGCGACGGCAAGGACGGCGGCAGTGGCCAGGGCGGCCAGGGCCAGGGCGACGACTCCCCGAAGGATGACACGGGCCAGACCGGCGGCGGGGGCACGGGCACGGGCGGCACACAGCCGTCCGGCGGCAAGGACACCGGCGGACCCGCCGGCGGGAAGGCGATTCCCGCCGGGTACGCGAGGGTGACGAACGACCAGTTCCACTTCAGCATGGCGATGCCGAAGGACTTCCGCCGCACCGGTACCGCCGGCCAGAACTCGGGCGCGATCTTCAGCGCCAACGGCGGCTTCCCGCGCGTCCAGGTGGACTTCACGGGCAGCCCGGGCGACGACGCGAAGGCCGCGTGGACGGCGGCGGTGTTCGCCGTCAAGAGCAGCAGCAACGGCTACAAGCACCTCGGCATCGACACGGTCGACTACAAGGGCTACCCGACCGTCGCCGACTGGAGCTTCGAGCGCAACCAGAACGGTCAGCGGGTGCGGGTGCTCAACCGGGGCTTCAAGGTCGACGCCCGTCACGGCTACTCGATCATGATCAGCTGCAAGGCGAGCGAATGGGACGGCGCGGAGTGCAGCACGCTGCGCAAGACGGCGTTCGACACGTTCGCCCCAAAGGACTGA